The genomic region GTGATTGCTCAGGAGGATTACGACACCTATCCTGTAAAACATGAGGCATTTACTCAGTTAATGCGAATTTCTCTTTTGCAGGAATCTTATTGCCTCATCGGTTTCTCCGGGGATGATACCAATTTTCTGGAATGGATAAAATGGGTCCGGGAGATACTTCGCAGCAAAGAAAGTACGGATGATGACTATCAAATCTATTTGATCGATGTACAGGCTTCCCCGATTCCGAAAGAAAAAAGCCTCTTTTATGAAAATCACAGTATTTTCCCCATCAGATTAATGGATGATAAGGTCATTGATTTTTTGGAATCTAAAACCGGACGTTCGGTAACGTCTCGCACGAAGATCAAGGATGTCATTGAATTATTCTTTCAATACTTGAGAGGCAAGCATCAGGTAAACGTGGCAAAAGCAACCTTTGAGCACCTACAGTACTCAAAATATAAAAGAGCCTGGGAAATGCTTCCTCTTTTCACCAAAGGTGATCCTATTAATTTCCAGACATATCAAAATAGTTTAAAAAGGATGGTATCAGTGGAGCCATTTTCCTTATTTCCTTCCTTACATTTTGTTTACTCACACGATAAGCAACGATTCCTGTTTCATGCCTTACCATTACTGGAGAAAGCATCAACAAAAAAGGATAAAGAAACAGTATTAAATCTGATACTAATTGCATTACAGGATTGTTATTTGGGCGCTACTGACTTTGTATGGGAGCAAAAAAGCGAAGAAAAGATTACCGAATTTTTTGAGCGAAGCTCAAGTGCTATCCGTAATAAGTTTTTAAAGTTAAAACTTCGAGAAGCAGTCTTAAAATGTGAGCCTTGTCCATTTGAGAAAATACTTCACCGGCTACCGAAACGAAAAGATGATAAGATCAAATATGAAACATTGCTTCTAAAAGCCTTTCAGTTTGATTTCAAACATTTAAAAAAAGCCTTAAAGGCTTGGAATCCGAAAGGTAATTATCTGCTTAAAAAAACCGGATTACTTACTCTTTTCGATACGCGTTGGGCCTTTGAGTATGTCAAGGAGGAATTGGAACATTCCGAGCTCACCAATCAAGAAGAGTTATTTGTTTTAGAAATGTACCGCTATCTTCATCGGAGTTTATACCACACCAGCGAGAAGGAACTTATGGAAGCCATTCAGGGGTATAAAAATGCTGGCTTACGATCCATCTTTGATAATATTGATCACCTGACCGAAAGTATCAATAAGAATAAAATAAATCTTAAACGATACGGTGAAGGGCGTTTTAATGTTTCCCAAAGCATGACGTTTTCCAATGACTTTACGCCGGCTCAAAAAGGAGCACAGTTTATACAGCTATTATTAGAAAACGGGTTACCGGTATCAGTCGACCACATGAATCTAAAAAATCATGGTCAATGCTATCCACTATTTAGGGCAGTTTATAAGTATTTACCTTACCCGGTCATCTTTTTTGCATTACAATTTTCTGAACAAAAAATTCTCAGAAGATTAGGGCAGGATTATGCATATACAGAAGGATCTGATTTGGATTTGGATCAGATTCTCCAAAGGTTACTCTCCTCTTATCAAATGGAGGCGACTCCTCATCGATTCAAAGAAGGAATTTTATTTTTTACCTCGGAGTTGTTTATCGCTACAGATCCAGAAACATGGGAATTGGATTTTGAAAAAATTTGGAAGCTTGACGATTTTCAAAAAAGGGTCTATAGAGATCGTTGGGAGGCCGAAAGGATATTTATGACTGCTGGGCTCCCATATATAAAGAACTCTGATATAATTACCAGAATTATCATTTCCATTATAAAAACTCCGACCTCAAATATATCAGTTGAATTTTTATATAATCTGGCAAATAACCCTTTGCTTGAAAACAGAGGATTTCACTTACAAACTGCGGAGCTAACAAGAGAATTAGATTCACTTATAGGCGTCATGGACCAGGATGAGAATCATATATTCATGTTAGGTA from Christiangramia sp. OXR-203 harbors:
- a CDS encoding SIR2 family protein; its protein translation is MPSKEITQLKHLKDKLRNQKMSVLVGAGFSKNVSNIFPSWWELLYDMTYFLFESDIEESWKDFKVKTKKPGERKKFIDQKISYYISKTGYLNIVSEYLKRKGIREAITSYIEEKTPNIIREGKHSFLVNSLGGKNNKIVLKSTMLSQHRLLLQLPWNNIYTTNYDKLLEEANDSLTANSIDNEISEIQHEIDVLEKEEATHRSNLSRLKAERDSLSNKITRLEKDPKLMMPIEENLEELKGDLDHKDSEIRKSEIRLTGVLKNIKDKEAELLQLKKAQELCISTVTKASELSIKRNKNIIKLHGTLRKNETYGFDNDIQKQYVIAQEDYDTYPVKHEAFTQLMRISLLQESYCLIGFSGDDTNFLEWIKWVREILRSKESTDDDYQIYLIDVQASPIPKEKSLFYENHSIFPIRLMDDKVIDFLESKTGRSVTSRTKIKDVIELFFQYLRGKHQVNVAKATFEHLQYSKYKRAWEMLPLFTKGDPINFQTYQNSLKRMVSVEPFSLFPSLHFVYSHDKQRFLFHALPLLEKASTKKDKETVLNLILIALQDCYLGATDFVWEQKSEEKITEFFERSSSAIRNKFLKLKLREAVLKCEPCPFEKILHRLPKRKDDKIKYETLLLKAFQFDFKHLKKALKAWNPKGNYLLKKTGLLTLFDTRWAFEYVKEELEHSELTNQEELFVLEMYRYLHRSLYHTSEKELMEAIQGYKNAGLRSIFDNIDHLTESINKNKINLKRYGEGRFNVSQSMTFSNDFTPAQKGAQFIQLLLENGLPVSVDHMNLKNHGQCYPLFRAVYKYLPYPVIFFALQFSEQKILRRLGQDYAYTEGSDLDLDQILQRLLSSYQMEATPHRFKEGILFFTSELFIATDPETWELDFEKIWKLDDFQKRVYRDRWEAERIFMTAGLPYIKNSDIITRIIISIIKTPTSNISVEFLYNLANNPLLENRGFHLQTAELTRELDSLIGVMDQDENHIFMLGNLSSILNEAQKNQIFQMIKSVEFEAIRNERVWSILIFFSKGNQSVLGKIKNAILHNNKLFNAGFKDKKSLSSGINFIEISRLSNFYRSVHIQWSKKEAREIFKKIKSELTKIEDWLSKRDHDFKFILKEMLLFLEKEEKHLSTEPDYQEVLKKIHALHTEHRGYNSLVEGILATDPSEVIWALNELSTELYEKKSIRSVSFEVGTTLNKLLTQAPPSLEEALKYLVNWITHKDLATEFKAYHHLISSVLDRYTKDELEDCNKPYVYKQLIDIAQVLEEWGVDTESVVHWKDYALQTSFNNIRFATNP